TGTATTGGGTGGAAACAAAAGGCAAAACACTGGAGGAAATCGATGCCATTTTCGAGGGAGAGAAGCATTCATCTGTGCCTGATATCGAGGATATCCGAACGGGTAGGAAGACAGTGGACGTAACACAGATAGAGCTTGAGCTTCACGAGGATGTTGGGTTAAAGGAGCACGAAGCCTAAGGCAGAAGTAATTTCCATAAATTGTAGCTTTTGAAGTTATTCAAAGCAAACACGTCACATGTCCATGATATAATTTACTGATACCGCATTCAAGGAATATGTTAAATTAACTCCTGCTCTACCTTTTCGCGATCCAAATagtataaaagtattaatatgaAGAAGAATTATGCACAGAGAGTGTACTGTTACACTCTAGCAAAGATGTAATCTCTTTGCGGACCACCATCCTCTCCCCATCGATAGTAAACCACCTGCATCAGTACCCCCTTACAATTTGAGCCAAATGTGTATATGCGTCCAAGCTTAGTATGCAGCCAGACCAGAAGCACCGTCAGCAACGGGGATACCTTGTCCTGCGCCGAAAGAGTTGCTAAGAGTCTTGAGAGAACCGTCGGCCTGGATCTTCCAGCCAGAAATAGCACCGCCACCACGCTGGAGGTTGTACAGATATTGACCATCGGCGCTAAGAGCAAGATCGACGGGCTCGGTGCCCTCACCGGGGCTAGCAGCAACCTCCTGGATGAGAGTTGCAGTGCCGTTCGCGGCAACCTTGtagctggagatggcgttGGTGATGAAGCTGGCCGTGTAGGCGTACTTCTCGTCAGGAGTCACAACGACCCAGCAGCCATCAGTCTGCTGGTTCTTCTCAGACTTGGTGATGGGCTTCAAGAGGGGGTTCTCGTCGACCTTGTCAAGACGGTATGTTGACAGACCAGCGTTGCCGAAGGCGGGCAGGCCAGACTCGACAACATAGAGTGTGTTAGACTTGCCCCAGACGGCTCCAAAGGGACGGAGGCCGCTGGATGCGTAAGTGGTTTCCAGGACGGCCTCGCCGTTGGCTGCCACTGAGTATTGGTCGATGGTGCTGCCGACCTTGTTTgtgacgatgatggtgcGGGCATCAGGGGAAAAGGCAACGGTGCCGGGAACACCAATGGGAGTGCTGGTAGCAATGGTGGAGTTTGTAATGGGTGTAAGCATGCCAGTCATCTCGTTCCTCTTGAAACCAAAGATGCCTGTTGTGGCAACGGAGCCGTCCATGACATAGGCAAATCCGTTGCTGCTCAAGGAAATAGCCAGAGGCTGATCACCAGCATAGATGCACTGAATCTTCTTAAGGCTGGAGCCGCTAACGGAGTAGACGGTAACCTCGTCGCTGGCCGGGTTCACAGCATAGAGGAACTTGTTGTCAGCACTGAGCTGAAGACCTCCCTGAGAATCGAAGTCGACGCCCTGGCCGTGGCCACCAGTGGGGTATTCTCCAGTCTTGGTCAATGTGCCATCGGCGTTACGGGAGAAAGCAATGATTGCGTTGTTGACCGCGTTGGTCAAGGCGAAGACCGCGCCGTTGGCGTTTCGGGAGTCAACGCTGCTAGGAGCAGCGAGGACGGTAGAGAGACCAGTAAGGCCGACAGAAGCAAGAGTAGAGAACTTCATCTTGATTGAATTattattgaagaagaagctgtaaAAACGGCTGagaaattattattattaaagatgtTTGAAAGTGTTAGGAAAGGCGGATATGAGGAGGAGTGTTGATggtgtgatgatgatgaagtaaAAGAGAGCAGTTGAGAAGAATCATCGTcactattatatactttccATGACTCCTTACAACCATTCAACAAAACTATTCATCCAACTGAGTTCCATCATGTTGAGACCAACACCTCGCCAACATCCAAGTCATCGTCAGCATCAGAGGAGTCTACGTGTGTACCTGAGCAAGtaaggctgaggctgagccCCAAGCCCGCGAATCGTAGACTAGAATCATCCTTGAAAGCGATGCTAATTCCACATCTTGATTCCACTACCCAAGCTGGCGGTATGCCCTGGCTGTTCGTCTTTGAGAACTTTTCCCCTTTTAGAATTTCCTCTTTGGGATCTATTTCTGTGCTTTGCCCGCACCAACTCGGACGAGGACTGGGCTTCTGGGCTAATTAGTACAAGTAAGGTTGTAAACAAAGAATAGTCGGTACCTGCCGCCATCAGCACTCAAAGATTTAGCAAggacattttttttccagccaCCTGAGGCTGTTTTATTTTGTCAAAAAGCTATCATTGGTCGTACGAGCCACTCAGCACGAGCCGTGTAGCATAAATCGTAGTGCTGGGATCTGCAACGCGGCCCATGATTCCAATTTCTATGTGTCAAGCTTATTCAGTGAGACAACGCTCAATATGGCTGCAGCCGTAACGCTAAATTTCCTTATTCAAGCTAGAGTCTATCTTCGATGTCCCTCCAGATCTCCAGAGCAACCTTCAAGTTTATGCAGCTTTGGGAGATAGATTGAGCCTCTTTAGGTTGGTTGTATAGTGAATGCGCGACATTAAGAGTATGCGCTTTTGTCAGCGAAATCCAGCAACAGACGTATATAGAGCTCGACTAACGTTCCCAGGATGTATTATGCTCAATGAAATAGCTTCAACCTAGGTAACAAACGCTTCTTTCGGCAGCGCTAATAAAGACCGGCAGACGGGCGAATTAGATTACTTTATCCCACTTTATTGGAACGTCTCCGCGGAGCCATGGCGTCCAAGGTGCATGTATGCATAATCCTAATAATAGACGGCCGTCATTTTCACTTGCGAGACACTCCGAGCGCTAACAAACtctcttttctattttccaGGCGGCTCGCAGTGGGCCCAGGTGTCCCATCTTGCACTGGCGGAAAAGGGTGTCTCTGAAAATGAATATGATGTCAAGGATGTTGATCTGTGTAAGACCTAGACCCTCCGACTAGGCGCAAAGCAGTAACATTTGGAATCAATAGTCGCTGCCGACAACTTCAATCCTGAATACTTGAAGGTGAACCCCAACGGCACCGTGCCTAGCATTACTTCGCCTTCACTAGACAAGAACATCATCGAAAGCGTAGATGTCGCCAGGTGGATTGATGGACTAAAGGGAGAGCGCACCTTGGTGCCCTCggatgccgccgccaagagcAGGGCGCAAGCGATTATTGATCTTGTCCACTCATACGATGGCAGGACCGATACCGTCCTCTTCAATTCTCGGAATGACGAAGAGATGAATGCGAAGAGAAACTTCGGCTTCAAGGATTACCTGGTCAACCGCTAAAACAGGCTcatcaaggagaaggaggccaACTCAGACCATCCGTTCTATGGACCCAAGATCCTCGACAATGGCTCCCTTGCCAAATTCTACACTGAACCTATCGGATAGGAGCATAAGCAGTTCTACAAGGAGACTGACGAAGCCCTCAAAATCTGGACCAGAGAGCTGGAGCGGCTGGACTCTCTCCTAGTTCTACCGTATGCAGTAGGTGATTCTGTCACGGAGGCTGATATCCACATCACAACCTAGCAGGCGCACGCAATGTGGGGAGCCGGCTCGGACACGACCCAGATTCATAATTTTGACACCTTGGAGAAGTTGATTCAAAAGTCCGCCTCTAACTTCAAGTTTGGTGAGAAGACCAGGGAATGGTGGGCTAGTATTACCGCCACGGATTCATTCAAGAAAGTATTCCCGCAGTTGTATTAATGAAGCATTGAAATCAGGAGGACATCAATGACGATAGAACGTCAGTAATGTCAATGTTTAGGAAATAAATTACCTTGCTGTATAAACTATACCAGGCAGGCTCAGAAGCGTTGTCGTTCCTAGCTTatattgaaaaaaagaaagaatgaatgaaaaaagaaagaactataaaagtcCCCCTAGAGTTAATACTCGAGCCAGTCCTTTATTCCAGCCACTTCAATCTTCTAGGATCCCATCTGTTTAGTCGAGCGCGTCTTGTATTCAAAGTAATTGCCATTAACAAAATATTGGTCTTGTCCAATCAGGTAATAATGATCAATGTGGCCCTGCTGCGCTATGGGACAGTAAATACTGGTAGATTTGATCTAGCAAAAGTGTGTTAATTTCCAGGATCCTTGTTAATCAGGGGAAAGCTGAGTAGCCCACTTGCTGTAGCCAGAAAGCCTGCATGATGGCTTCCCAACTAACCACTTGTTGAGCTAATTTCGCGTTCATATTAGTGGCATCATAGTTATATGTAGGGTAAGCACCAAATATAGCCGGAAAGATGCTGAGGTAATAAGCAGTATCGAGATCCTGGCACCGTCCCGAATATAGAAAAGTATATTTCGTGTAGTGAGCGTTTCTCAACGTCCTAAGCGATTCTCGGATGAGTCggcatttcttcttcctcttcctcttcctctcccttcacctcttcatcctcctcttcttcttgtatcGGAGAGAGAACCCTCCTTCGGAATTttaaagaaggaggaggttCGTGTGGGGCAGGAATATCGTCAACTCCAGGAACGGCATATATTAGGGCCTTTAAGGCTTTGATGTCAGGGTCCTCATCAAGACGGCCCGAATCCTATGTTCAGAGAATCGAGAAGTGTTAGCTAACTAAGACCAAGAGAAACAAATTGCTCAAGATAATTCAAAACCAACCGGAGACTCGATTGGATCAGCGCCGGCAGCCTCCAAATCCAGGCCGCAAGGCTCAACTTCTTCACCAGGCTGGGGGCGAGGGCTATCCTCGATATCTGCCTGTTTCCAGACCGGCTGAGAGAGGGGGGACGGAGGATGTAACCTTCTGCCGGGGGCTAGAAGCTCAATGTGCTCCCTCTCTAGCTTTCTGGCCCCCTTGAGCGCGTTCCCGAAGCGAACGATCGCCGCGGCGCTCTGGTTGGTGAGGCCGTAGAACTGCACCtccgcctccacctcctcttCGGTCTTGGGTCTTCTTGGTTGggacattttcttttatgTTGGCGTTCAGATAGATGGACGGAAGAAACAATCGATGATACTGTGCTATCTGGAAAGCCATGAACAAAAACAGGTAGAAGGCAGTGAAGGTGTGTACTCGAAATACGACAAGCCGCATGGCAGCTGTCAGAAAACCGTCGCAACACGTCCATGCCTTGGTAGCCGCGCAACGCGTTACATGCTCATTCTTTTACAGCTATGTCCTATTCACCTCTCTGGTTTCAAGTCGCGAATGGATAGTGCCAGATAAAGATGAGAAAGTTCGGGATATGCTTCTTGAGATTGTCAAGCTACGGCCTAGTATTTCCCCTATTTCCTCATCAAAACTGCTCTTGGTGATCATTATGCTGGCCCCTCTATGATTATTTGCCAATACTTGGTCTCTGAAGAGCCTCGTGAAAATGCAGGCCCCAAAAAAGCTGTGACATCCCCCAGAGCCTGATACTCCCGCCATTCACTCATCCTCCAACCCGAATCCCGACCGAGGACTTGGATGCCCATGCTGTGCTTAGTCCTACCGAAACATCTGGCTCTATTCCAATCCACGCTGACTTCTCATAATTACACCAATCTGCGCAGATACAACATCTTTTATCACGCTCGCCGACAGCGCCAAGCTCGCGAAAAACTACCCGACCCTCGAGATTCGTACACAAGCCACCCTGGTGACAGCCAGTGGAATACAAACAATAAGCGAACACGCAACAAATACATTATATTCGTCTTCAGATTCCATCTTGTTGCTAccattcttctccttttccatcAGTCAGGAGTTTGGTAATGCTTCTGGCAACCGTGTTGGCCATCGTGGTGGTATTTCATTATTATAATCGAGCTGGATGTAAAGAAAGACTATAACAGGCGTCGTGCTGAAGGATATAAAGCGTATATCAGTTTACATTTTCTGGCTACTTTGTCACAGACAATGCACTTTTTGGCcacaagatgaagatttcCGCAGACAAAAGAACACGAAGGCGCCACATTTGGTGCGCagatggcggtggtgaggtACTCTTGGCACATGTTGATTGTTGAGAGAACAAAGCAATTGTTCTGCACAGGGGTGTGTTGATTGTTGATAGAATACAGTAATATAGTGTACAAGTCTATGTCGATTGCtgaaagaacaaagaaataTTTTGTTCAGGTGTGGTAAGTGTTGCTTCATTGTCAGGTAGCCGAGATTAGCTGAGGCTAACAGTAGACGAGGCAGAAGATGAAATGAAGACGAGACGAGAACCAAGTCGTGATGTATCTCTTGTCTAGCAAAGAGCTAAGGATGTTCAAGATGATGGACGCAGAAAGGATGTTATTCCAGAGCAGATTATTCAAGGTGGGAAACTTGACAGTGTGTGCTTGCGTACGTTCCGTTTGCTATTCACTTTACCAGCTGCCATTTGATAAGCATTCAGACACGGGGTGAACAACAGCAATAAGACCGTAAacaatttaataaaaagcctaTGAACCGTTCGCCATAGTAACTGAAACAAATTGACTTTCATTCGGAACATAAACTGCTATACTTTGTCGCTGATGATTTTGTTTTGTGTGGGTTTGCCTCGAGTGGTGTTTGTTGAAGAAGCCTCAAGCCAGCGGCCTGAGAGTTTTCTGTACCTCATATTGCGGCTGTCTCTAAGCTTTGGCTCCATATACATATAAGAGTATATGGGTCAGAAGCGTTGAGCATACGAAGGCTTGTATCAAACCAAAAAACCAGTATACATGGTGACTATGTAAGTGGGAGAATGCGATGAAACGAATTAGCTTCACGAAGTGTCGTATGATACACAAACATGTTCAGCTCATCcgtgtttttctttccacAAGGATATTGATTCATTCACACATGCATTTATAAACACAGCTCCATGTACGTATCCACTCCATTGATTTATTTGGTGACCAGTTGATACAGCACATCATAGGCTCCCTTTGTCGGACGGCACTCAAAAATGGCTGCGATCAGATAATTTCCAGAAATAGCCATATTTGATGCACCAGATAAAGTTCGATTCATCGCACGGATACTACCTTATCTCAAAGGCCCAAAAGATTAAACTAAACGAATCATCTCATCATACTTAAAATATAGGTAGGCaaactttctctctcctacAGTAAATCCCACCCAACCTTGTACCTGAAGCCAATCCAGGGTGGCTTGGACCCTTGAAACGGGTCTGATCCACACTCTTAGACTTCTCCGCCAAAGACATGAGTGCCGAGAGTAAGTAAGTATCTGTGTGCATCTTATTGTATGCCAGGTGTTGGCCAGAATGACCAGGGCCAGGTTGGATACTTCATCTGTGCATCGTATATAAAACATACTTGCAAAATGAAGCGATTGCTTAAATTGTATAAGTAGAGGGTAGTGAACATGGAAATGAGAAGAGATAAAGTCAGAGTCCGAGTCAGAGAGTCAGAGTCAGAGTCAGTCAGAgagtcagtcagtcagtcagagagagagtcagagagagagattgcaGAAGTAGTCGCTAATATATTTGCAAAATAATTCTAAGCCGCAGCACTTCTTTGTGCGCAGCCGTCAATGTCTAAACGAAAAATTTCCCATCATTATCCCGTTACGCCGTTAAACCAGAAAATTATTCTGGTCAGTCCATAGCTTCCCTCGATATCATATTAAAGTGTGTGCAGCTTATCCATAATGTTACAACTATCGCCCACGTAAAATTTTCAAATCCACTTCCACCAGCTCGCTAACCCTTCACCTTGATTAGTCCCATCAGCTCACCCTCAGCCGTCCCCTTTAGATCTTGCCGAAGATGGAGGTCATCAGGACCTTGGTGATACGGTACGGGTCAGCGTTGGAGGCGGGGCGGCGATCCTCAAAGTAACCGCAGCCACGGGCGGCAGTCTCACGAGGGACACGGATGGATGTGCCGCGGTTAGCGACACCCCAGCTGAACTTCTCGATGGAGCCGGTCTCGTACTCGCCGGTCAGACGAAGCTCGTTGTCCTCACCGTACTCCTTGATACACTCGGTGTGGTGAGGCTCGAGggccttgatggcctccTCGATGTACTTCATGCCACCCTCGGCACGCATGTCCTTGGTGGAGAAGTTGGAGTGCAGACCGGAGCCGTTCCATGGGCCCTGGATGGGCTTGGGGTGCAGGGTGACCTTGATGCCGAACTCCTCGGCGATGCGGGCAAGGAAGAAACGGGCCATCCAGAGCTCGTCACCCATGTTGATGCCGACGCAAGGGCCGACCTGGAACTCCCACTGACCGGGCAGAACCTCGGCGTTGGTACCGGAGATGTTGATGCCAGCATCTGAAATTCTGATTAGCCTTTGATCAAGAAATATGCAGTTATCAAGTGTGTCAACTTACAGAGACAGGCCTTGTAGTGGGCGTCGACGACGTGGCGCAGGACAACCTTGCCAGCACCTACACCGCAGTAGTAGGGACCCTGACTGTAGGAAAATGTTAGCTCAAAATTCGaa
The Trichoderma asperellum chromosome 7, complete sequence DNA segment above includes these coding regions:
- a CDS encoding uncharacterized protein (EggNog:ENOG41); amino-acid sequence: MWGAGSDTTQIHNFDTLEKLIQKSASNFKFGEKTREWWASITATDSFKKVFPQLY
- a CDS encoding uncharacterized protein (EggNog:ENOG41), with product MASKVHWAQVSHLALAEKGVSENEYDVKDVDLFAADNFNPEYLKVNPNGTVPSITSPSLDKNIIESVDVARWIDGLKGERTLVPSDAAAKSRAQAIIDLVHSYDGRTDTVLFNSRNDEEMNAKRNFGFKDYLVNR
- a CDS encoding uncharacterized protein (EggNog:ENOG41), with translation MSQPRRPKTEEEVEAEVQFYGLTNQSAAAIVRFGNALKGARKLEREHIELLAPGRRLHPPSPLSQPVWKQADIEDSPRPQPGEEVEPCGLDLEAAGADPIESPDSGRLDEDPDIKALKALIYAVPGVDDIPAPHEPPPSLKFRRRVLSPIQEEEEDEEVKGEEEEEEEEMPTHPRIA
- a CDS encoding uncharacterized protein (EggNog:ENOG41~SECRETED:SignalP(1-19)); the protein is MKFSTLASVGLTGLSTVLAAPSSVDSRNANGAVFALTNAVNNAIIAFSRNADGTLTKTGEYPTGGHGQGVDFDSQGGLQLSADNKFLYAVNPASDEVTVYSVSGSSLKKIQCIYAGDQPLAISLSSNGFAYVMDGSVATTGIFGFKRNEMTGMLTPITNSTIATSTPIGVPGTVAFSPDARTIIVTNKVGSTIDQYSVAANGEAVLETTYASSGLRPFGAVWGKSNTLYVVESGLPAFGNAGLSTYRLDKVDENPLLKPITKSEKNQQTDGCWVVVTPDEKYAYTASFITNAISSYKVAANGTATLIQEVAASPGEGTEPVDLALSADGQYLYNLQRGGGAISGWKIQADGSLKTLSNSFGAGQGIPVADGASGLAAY
- the GLN1 gene encoding glutamate--ammonia ligase (BUSCO:EOG092D2G7T); the encoded protein is MAANQTSSSPSETLKYLQLDQKNKIMAEYVWIDAGGETRSKSRTLDAKDEAYTPENLPIWNFDGSSTGQAAGHDSDVYLRPCAVYPDPFRGSPNIIVLSECWNADGTPNKYNYRHECAKVMEANAEREPWFGLEQEYTFLGQDDRPYGWPVGGYPAPQGPYYCGVGAGKVVLRHVVDAHYKACLYAGINISGTNAEVLPGQWEFQVGPCVGINMGDELWMARFFLARIAEEFGIKVTLHPKPIQGPWNGSGLHSNFSTKDMRAEGGMKYIEEAIKALEPHHTECIKEYGEDNELRLTGEYETGSIEKFSWGVANRGTSIRVPRETAARGCGYFEDRRPASNADPYRITKVLMTSIFGKI